From Paenibacillus sp. PL2-23:
CATTGTCCAGACCACATTTGTCTCGAATTCGTTTTTCACCGTGGAGAAATGGGACATTTCCGGCAAAACAGAAATTCCGGCGAACAAAAAATATACGCTTGTCAGCGTCATTGAAGGCAGCGGCTACCTACGCGTGCTGGACAACGAATATAAGCTGAACAAAGGCGATCATCTGATCCTGCCGGTCGACTTCGGTCCGTACGAGCTGGACGGCCAGCTGAAGCTGATTATTTCGCGGGAGTAGCAAGCTGTAAGACGGAGCAAAAAGGCGTCCTCCAAGCCTCAGAGGACGCCTTTTTTTCATCGGTTGCGGATATCGAAGTCTGCCAGCTTAATTAGCCCCTGCTTCCCTCTATTGCCCTGCTCCGTTGTTACCTTTCCCTTCTCATCCGTAGTCGTTATGATATAATCTCCGGTCAGCAGGTTCTCATCCTCTTCCCTCTGCGACCCATCACCCGTAAAAGATTCGCCCTTCGTCGCTCCGATCAAATACCAATCACCGTCTTGATACCGGAATCGGTATTTGCTGTACCATCTCCAGTTGCTTCCGCCATAATGGCTGACGACAACTGAGCCTCGATCGATAGCCAGCGACTCCAAGGGATCACCCCATACGCCCCCTTCATCGGACTTCAGAATGACTTGGTCCGCCAAGATGGAGAGCGAGAATTCGCCGACCGACGATCCGAAGGCGATGAGCAAGGCGCGCGGAGGCGCCTCCTGCCCGCCTTTATCCTGCGCCTCAATAATCATAGCCGTATCCTGGATGCCATCCTTGTTCAGATCCCCCTGGGCGATGACCGGACCATCCTTATCCAACACTTCCCAACCTGAAGGGATGAGCGCGTAGACATCCTTAGCTTGATTCAGTGTCTCAGGTGCTTCAACCGCCTTCTCCACCTCTGCTGGCTGCGGCTCCGGGGAATGGGTCATAACTTCTTCAGCCTGCTTCGAAGGCGAGGGCGCCCCTTCGTTCGTATTGCGGCTGTCAGAGCTGGCGCCGCAGGCCGACAACAGACATACAATCATGATGAATGTGAAGATTGTTCGCATAGTGACTCCTGCCTTTATGTATTTTTGTCACAACAACAACTTGGAATAGCCATCCAATAATTTGTAATACAAATGAAATCTTTCATTCATCGCTCTTTAATGTAGGGAGCCTATAATAGAACTCGACCCCCTTTTTTATAATATAAACACTTTGGCCCGCTGCCCGTTGCAGCGGGTCCCTTTTTTTACCCTAACGGCGTAAGGGTATGCGGCACTTATCTGATTGGAAAAATATATTATTTGACTTGGTTCCGTTATATAGAGTTTGAAGCAGCCGCTAAGTATATTCCAATTCATAACAAAGGCTGCGAAGGAGTTAGTCCCACACAGCCTAAGCTAAGCTTTCAATGTGTTCGTCTCAGTTGTTCTAACTGCTCTGTTGAAAGTCCTGTCAGTTCTGCTACGATTGCTAAGTCCATTCCTTTAGATAACATGTTCTCGGCAACTTCCAATTTTCCTTTTAGATTACCGAAAGACTCCCCTTCTGCTCTTGCACCCTCTAGCATGGAAGCTTCATCATGCAGAGCTTTTTGTCTCATCTCGTACATGCGACGTGCTTCTGCATCTTGACTGAGATATTCCAATGCAGTCATCGCTTTACCCAAAGTTGGTTCATTCACTTTCAACACCTCCCAGTTAGTTGTATCCTCGCTTTTCAAGAACAGCAGCCAGTTAAGCAGACCGCCTTCATTCGGTATATTTTGTGAGTTTAGCTTGGAATGCTCCACCCTTCTAATTATTCCCCGCATGTCCAGTAAGTCAAGCTTTTCCCCGTTCTGCCTCGCAGTACGCGCTGCTTCCCGAGCTTCTTGCGGCAAACCCGAGGTCCTCCGCGCCTTCTCTTGCGGCTCGATCTGCCGCTGACGCCTGCTTCTGTGTTTTCGCTGCCCTGCTCGCTGCCCGAGGACTCGCCGCTCGTGACGGAATTCGTGCTCGGCGCGTATTCCTTAATATTGCCGAAAATAATGGTGCCTTGATTTTTGACGACGACAACCTTGCAGCACCATCCGAACATCCGCTTCACTTCCTCTCCCGCTTAAGCGCTCCAATCCGATCCCATACCATTCGTTACTATACCGTATGCTGAGGGATATGCGGACGAATTGGCGTTTCCAACGGGTACAGCCGCCTCTTTTGCCGCCTGGCGAGTGACATGGACTATCCAGCGGCTCGGCTCAGCTCAACCAGCACAATCTCTGGACGATTGAAGATCCGCTGCGGGAATGTGCTGTTGCCGAGTCCTCTGCTAATAATAAGCTGGGAGCTGCCAAGCTGGTGGAGGCCCTCGGAATACTCGGGCCAGAAGCCTTGCTCCGGGGCGTACACGCCGCCGACGAACGGGACGCGGAACTGGCCGCCATGTGCGTGACCCGACAGACTAAGGTCCATGCTGTAATCGGCGTATACCTGGAACAGCTCCGGCCGGTGGGACAGCAGGAGGGTAAACGCCTCCGAGTGTTCGATGCCTGCGAGGGCTTCCTCCAGATGAGCGGTTATTTTGTCAACGTCGCTGTCCTCCACCCGGTTGAAGATAGGATCGTCTACGCCGACCAGCCGAATGGCGCCTTCCCCCACAGGAAGGATGACATGCTCGTTCTGCAAAATATGAATACCCTCGATCCCCCGCAGACGCTCCTCCAGCTCAGGGTATCCCATCGTAGCAAATTCATGATTGCCACTGACGTAATACACAGGCGCGATTTCGGCGGCTCCCTTCATCATCCCAAGGCTTGCTTCCGCATCGAAGTGGCTGCTGTCCGTCAAGTCCCCTGTGACGACGATAAGATCCGGCGCCAGCTTCTCCACCTTCCGCAGCAACGGTCTCTGGTCGCGTCCGAACTCCTTGCTATGAAGATCCGACAGCTGCACGATCCTGTATCCTTCTGCCCCATTCGGCAGCTTAGGAGACGCGATCTTATAGGTTGTTACTCCAATCCAGTTATTCTCCGCGTATAAGAATACGAGCATAACCGCCGCCACGATAATCAAATATAGCCAACCCCGTCGTTTCTTCCTCTTCATCTCTCTCCCTCCCAGCGAGAAGGCCGGATATTATCCGTTTCTCAGCTTCTGAAGCGATAGGCTCCAGGACTGCCAATGCTTGCGTTCATCCGCTTGACGCCGCATTTCTTCCAGCAGGCCAGCAACGCCTTCAAGCTCCGGATGCTCGCGTTCCAGCTTCTCCAGCGCAGGAGCCGCATCAGCGGACAACGTGGACAAATAATACAAATCGATTTGGCCCGTTGCTTCGTAACGTTCGATATTGTTAAACGCGATCCGCGCGTCCAGATTGATATAGTTCATGATAACGTAAGCCGCTACGCCTAGCGCAACATATATTTTGGCCAAATAAAACCAACGGTACCAGATCCTCGCGATAGCCACTACCATCAATATGCCGAGGAAAATCATAAAGCCGTGCACCAGCAGTCTAAGCTGCGTATACCCGTAAGCCTCCTCGTACAGAGACATGCGGCTATAAGCGGATGCCAGCATGACAAGCGTACAGCCCATTAAGACGGTCAACAGAAGCTTGCGCAGACGCTCGAGGACCTGACTTCCTTGTTGGACAAAATGAAGCCCGACTAACAGCACGCAAATGTTGATCAGCGCAACAAACACAAGCTCAGCGAACCCTCTTCTCGCATATTCCGCATATGCGGTGCCCTCAGGCAGCAAGCCATCGGCCGCTCCGAACAGATACGTGAACTGAATAGCCGCGAACAAAACATATACAATATTGACGCTGATCAGCGCGGTTGCTGCTACGATGGGATCCAGCGCAGTGCTGGTTTGACCAGCTTGACCGGTTTGGCCGTCGCCTGCAGGTTGAGCTGGCTGAAGCGCAGACGCCGGCATACCTGCCGCTTCTTGCGTCAAGGCGCTGGCGCGACGTTCCCTTTTGAACATCAGCCCCCATACATAACAGAAGAGATAGATCGCTGTACAGGCCGCGAACAGGAAACGAAGGAAGTTGTTCTCCACTGAACCCCCTTCGAGCCATGTCGGAAGCCGGTTAAGCCAAGACAGGAAGATGCCATCTGCCGATGCAAGCAGCACAATGACAACAAGCAGAAGCGGCGCCGCGATCAGCAAGCCAAGACCCACTTTGCCCAGATTGCCCCGCGTTCTGCTGCCCTCATCCCCTACCCTCAGCCAGTCAGCCAATATGCCGAATGGCGCTCCCAGATGGGCCAAAGGCGTGATCAGCCATTGCTTGAGCAGCTCCCCCGCGAATTTGAGTCTGTACCATGGCTCGGAGCCTCCCCTGGTCAGCAGCATCGTCTGCCCGACGAGCAGGATGAGCAGCGCCCCGAGGTTTAGAATACGAAAGAGCTTATTGTCGAATATAGCAAATGAGAGCGCAAGGAGACCAATTGGGACAAATAACAGCCAGCCCGTCTTGGATTGACCCCGCCACCGGTCGAAGCCTCCTCGCCTTCCCTTCGTTACATAGAAGAAATAGATATACAGTAACAGCGTGAAGATCGGAACGGATATTCCAGGTACGCGGTTCACAAACAAATATTGGCCAATCGTACCAAGCAGGATCGCCATTCCCAACATCATGTCGTAACGCTTCTGCCAAGGCGCTGGATCTCTCATCAGCCACTACACTCCTTTGAACATTTCTCCCTTTTATTGTAACCTATAAAATGAGAACAAAAAGTGCAACTTTATTTCTCATAATTTCATATTTTGTTGATAACGTGATCGTGAACGGAGGAATTGACTCCAGCATTCGGGGAAACAAGCACTAATATCCCTCACCACATGACCGCAAGCCAAGCATAAAAGGTAAAGTTGGAAGAGTATAATTTTCAGTACGAAGTTCACTTCAGAACAGCGGGTCTCTGCGTATTCAAGAAATCATTCATGACCTACGTCCTCCTCTAGAGTAAAGGGCTGTACATTACAGCTCATCATCAAACCGTATGTAAGGTTTCCCCTCTCTTGCCCTTGGCTAATGGTTGGCAACAACCAGCCCCCATAGCGGCCTTCACCGCCTAGCTATGTACCATACGTGGCACACATATAAAAGCCTCACAGCCGAATTACTTGGCCATGAGGCTTTCTTACTTTCACTAATTACTTGTGTATCTAACCCAATCGTAGTAAGCGTATAAAGGAGTAGCACCGTTGTATGCCCCAAGCCAATCATCCACTCCGGTCCCATTCCATAGATTCATCATGATTTTCCCAGGAGTTTTAGGTATATTAGACGTTGCTGTGTGTTTCTTAACCCCATCTACATACCATGTAATAGACCCTGGTTGCCAGTCAAAAGCGTACGTATGGTAGCTCTGAGATGCATCAAAGCCTAATTCAATCACTTTTTCATGGCCGCCCACACCGTTGGTAAAATAATTGAACTGCACTTTCGTCGTATCCTTACCTAAAAATTCAATATCGATCTCATCCCACTGTGTGCCATCCGACGGACCCGTATACGTAAAGAAGGAGGATACAACTCCTGTGTTTTTGGCAGGCTTCATCCTTACCTCGTACAGTCCATAACCATACTTGTCCTTGGAGCGGTACTCCCCGCAATCAAATTTATCTTTAGAAGGACTTGTAATTGATAGTCTTAGTTTTCCATTGCTTGTAATAATTGCATTGTTGGCCCGCCAGGTACAATTAAACATGGAGCCGTTAGACCATCCATTTGACATCTCCCACTTCTGTGAATTATGGGAAGTCAGCGGTTCCCATAACGTAGTTGCACCAAAAACCGTACCAGCCAGTGAAGCCAGTAGAACTAGTGAAGAACAAAGAGCAACCAACCATTTTTTATTCATTTTGCTCACATCTCCAATCTGTTTTAATAATTTCCTTAATGTAACTGGGATATTTAATCCGTATTATAATTGTAACCCTGTCAATACACTGTCACTATAACAAATAAATAGCTTCTATGACGATTTTATAAGGATTGCAGCTCGGTATTCAGAAATGGTCATTCTGTTAAAAGCCTATCTTGGCACGATAATCCTGTGGTGTCATACCGAATTCGTCCTTGAACACTTTGATAAAATACTGTGAATTAGAATAACCGAGCTGTTCGGAAATCTCATACACCTTGGCCTCCGAGTCTTTGAGCTTCGCTAAAGCTCGCTCCATCTTGACTTTATGAATGTAATCACTAATGCTGCTCCCTGTAAGCTGTTTGAACAGTCTCGACACGTAAGAGGGATGTAGAGAGACATGATCAGCTGCGGTCTGAAGGCTGGCATCTGCATAGCTCCGATCTAAAAAGCTGCGGATTTCCTGAATCACCTTTTGCTGGTTGGTCTGCGTATCGATTTCAAGTTGGTCCTTTATAAGATCGGCAACCTCTTCTCCCCATCGGATCAGTTGCTCCATAGAGCGAAACGAAGATTTGTGCATTCGATCATACCCTACCAGATCTGATAACAGCATTTGATTTTTATGGGCAATGTAATGAAAGGAAGAGAGCAGCAGGCTTCGGATCTCTTCAAAATATTCTTCACTGCATCCGTTCCAGCTATCGTATTCCTGCCTAATACGCTCAAGTCGTTCCTTAAAGCCATCCCACTGCCCCGTCTCCAGCAGATGAGTGAGTGTCGGAGGCTCATATAGAATTCTTAAGGGCTGTACAATAGTCTGTTTCGGACTACCTCCCACGGATAGCAGATATCCTTGCCGGTTACCGACCTGTTGTTTCAGTGCATAAACGGCATCCTCATACATCTTCCGCACATCTTGAGTGAATAATCCCGGGAAAGATATGACAACCGAAATGCCCCCCTTTAAATATTCATTGACGTTGAAATATAATTGATCCGCCTTGTTGTTAAGCTGCTTCAGAACCTGTTCTTTACTCAGATCCCTGCCTTCTTCCTTGTACTTAAGGAGAAACACCAAATATTCGTAAGGGTCCCGGCACTGCCAAAGGACAAAGCTATCTCCAAAAATTTCTTCTGCGATATTAATGATAGCGTATTCGAATAACATCTGACTGTCAGTGCCGTAATTGGTAAAACGCTCTTCCAATCGAATCAGAATCAAATAAACGGAGTCTCGTTCCTGGATTGAAATGTTGTAGTTGATCATTTTTTTCGCCAACTCATCCACTTGAAACTTCTTCCCTTGAACCAACTCACTCAACAGCTTGTCCTTGAGCATTGGCAGGTGCTCTTTGAAGGCCAGCTTTGCACGCTCCAACGAAGCGACCATCGTCAGCTCTTCATGAATCTTTCGAACCGTAGAATCAAGTGTCATCCGCAGCTGTGTTTGATCTAACGGCTTGACCAGATATTCCAGCACCCCATTCTTGAGTGCTTCTACAGCATATTCAAAATCGGAGAAGCCTGTAAGCAGAATGCATTTGGTCTGGGGATGATTTTCTTTAACAAAACCAACTAATTCTAAGCCATTCATCCCCGGCATAGCGATATCGGTAATAAGGATATCAACAGGTTGCTCCTGTAGGATCTTTGTAGCTTGAAGCCCAGAATAGGCCTTATGCACCTTACCGATTCCAAACTCTGTCCACGGGAAAGCGACTTTCAAATCGTCTACTACATACTGTTCATCATCAACTAATAGAATCTGCAGCATACTTATCATCGCCTTTCTGAATCTGGATTCGGTAACTAGTTCCCTTTGAATGTGTTGATTCAATGATCAGACCTGAACCCTTCCCATAATATAAACGCAGGCGCTGGTGTACATTTCGGATTCCGGCACCCAAGGCTCCATCCTGTGGTATAACCTCTTCCATGTGTCGTTGAATAGCCACCTTTCTCTCTTCCGTCATGCCTTCCCCATTATCCGAAATAACAATTTGGAATCCATGCTTCATAGGTTCGGCTCTTAATGAAACAATACCTGGCTGTAATCCCGGCTCAATTCCATGCTTTACGCAGTTCTCCACCAATGGCTGGAGAATCATCCTTGGCACTCGCTCATCATATAAACTTTCTGGAATATGAATTTCAAAGGCGATTTCACGTTTACGTAGCTGAACAATGGATAGGAAATGCTTAACAAATGCAACCTCATCCAGCAAGGTAGAATCAACCAGCTCGATTTTATGTATGTAGCGGCAATAAGCTCCTAGGTGAAGCGTCATTGCAGTAACAGACTCGTAGTCCTTGACGCTGGTCTTGCTTTGAATATAATTCAAGCAATTAAACAAAAAGTGTGGATTGATCTGAGCCTGATATTGTCTTAGTTTGGCTTCTTTTACTTCAATTTCAATGAGGAGTACCTGTTCAATCAGTCTTTGGGTATTCTCAGCCATACGATTAAATGAATTCCCAAGCATTGAAAATTCGTTAGATTCCAGGCTTACGACGCGACTTGATAGATCACCGTTATCAAAGCGATTGATCGCGGTCCGAAGCGCACGTACAGGCTGCTGAACCTGCCTTCGAAGCAGCAGGCTATAGAAGATGACCCCGATCATTACAATCATAACAGCACAGAAAAAATACTGATTGTTGCGAAAGATCTGTTTAGTATATTGACTTCTCGAATGATAATCCAGAAAATAAAGATTGAGCTTGTCGGACTTTATGTAGGTGACCACGTAATCTGTTCCCTGATTTTTCAGCACAAAAGAGCCGCTTTGACCGATAATATTGTCTCCAATCGTTTGATATGAATCATCAGGGAGACCCTTCTTCTTATGGATAAATGTGTTTTTACCAACATCGTAAACCATTGAATTTCCAGAATTATACTGATCCATTATTTTGGTTATGTTCTCCAAAGATATTCTAACTTCAATCAGGAGTGGGCTGAAATGACTGCGCATAATATAGGAATAATAGCCTGATTCATGGTCCTCTATATGAAGAGTCCACTCATGACGCTTCGAATCTGGGAGCTTATATGTACTGAAGCTTAAGGAATTTACTGATGAGACCATCTCTTTTTCATTAGGATAATAAAGGATTACGGTATTGTTCCACGACGTTGTTGCTGAATTTAAAGCCAACTTATCCATTATGGCTGCCTTTATTTCGTACCTCGCATATTTATCACCTGATTTTAAGATATAAGGAAAACTCCTTACCATAGAGTCGTATGAAAGCGTCATCGTGTTTACAAGTACTTGGTCAAATTGTGTTGTAAGCTGAGCAGTTATGAAGCGCATATCATTCATTTTGTTCTTGTTAACTTCAGTCTGAATGACCTTAAGATTTAGACTATTTATGTACCAGAAAGCGATAACAAAAATCGCCACCATAAACAGAAGGAAATAAAAAAGTTTCTGAAATATGGACAATTTAGTTATCACGAATAATTCCCCCTAATGTTTGTAGTTGATCATAGAGCATTAAGGGCAGCCATAGCGGCTGCCCTTTCTTACCTTTTACTTTGGAACTTGGACCGATTGGTACCAAGCGTTTACTTCCTCGTTAATTTTTTCACCACCGCTAGACTTCCATTTTTCCACAAAGGCGTCAAATTCGTCAATAGAGGCTTTGCCGTATATAATTTTGTTCAGAACTTCCTTCTCCAGCTTGCCCAGCATATCACCACGGGACAATTGAGTCTCTGTTGGTGCACCTGTAAACATTTCCTGCATAACAGCGTCTTTCTGTTCAACGACAATCTTGGCTGCTTGAATCTGCTCAGGGAGACGTTCTGATAGAACCTTCTCATACTGGTTTGTTGGCTCGGCTCCATCTGCTAGCTTCGCCAAGGTATTCATCAATAAGTCCGGAATAATTGCTCCATCAAAGGTAAGCGTATAGCGAATTGCATCCACCCAACCGCCAGGAATTTTGTCGCTCTGCTGTTCTCTGTATACTTCACCGTTTGGACCCAAATCATAATCATAGCCTTTAGCAAATCCATTGCCAAAGATCTCTCCGTTCGGATTTGCCCAGTAATCAAATAAGTAGTTTTGGTATACAAAGAAAGCATCCTTATGTTTCATATCTTTGTTAATGAATACTGCGCCGCTGCTGATTGCTGTACCATGACGTCCAATTTTTCCATCAGGTCCAGCTGGAAGAGGATACGCCTTAAACTCTGCATCAGGAACGTTAGACTTCAAATCTGGAAGCGGCCAGCCTGTCATCCAGTATGGGCCCACAATAATACCGGATTTGCCTGCGGCGAAAGCCTCCGTAGCCTTAACTTCATCATAAAGTCCGGATTCAGCAGAAATATAACCTTTCTCCATCCATTCCTGCATTTTTAGAAGTGCAGGCTTCATCTCTGGCTGTACAGAGCCATATGCCAGTTTATTATCTTTTGTCTTGTTCCACTGGTTTGGCATGGCTCCGAACATACCAAAGATCCATCCGGAGTCAGACATCCATGTATTCAGATTATTTTTGAAGCCTACCGATAGAGCATTTGTGTCTTTTTTCCCATTCCCATCTGGATCCTGATTTGTAAAAGCGTCCATTACCGCCTCAAGCTCAGCTAAATTGGTTGGAGCCTTTAAATTTAGTTTTTTCAGCCAGTCTTCTCTAATGTACATGACAGGATCGTTGTTGTAGGCATTCTCCAAAATAGGGATGCCCATTCTTTTTCCATCTCTCATCAATGGATTCCACACTTCTGGGTGCTGCGCCATCGCACTCTTGTAGGAATCCGAGGCATACTTATCAAACAATTCGCCTGCATCCGTGAATTGTCCGCTATCAATGAGGTCCGCAATGAGAGCAGAGTTCCCACGATATACTACAATGTCAGGCATCTTTTCGCCGGCGGTCAACATGAGACGCAACTTGGTTTCATATGCATTGTTTTGTTCGGTGACGGTCCAAAGATATTTAATATCAATACCAAAGGTATCTTTTGCCCACTTGGTGTGCACATTATTTTCAATATTTTCCCCGTTTTTAAATTTCACGTTACTCTGAATCGGAAATACAGTAGTTATCGTTACCGGCTCTGTATACTTACCATTTTCAAAAGGAGCCGAATAGAAACTTTCTTCTCCAGTACTTACATCTTCAGGTTTTTTTTCGCTGTTTCCAGAGCAACCGACCAGGGCACTGGAAAGCATAACCATTGCAAGTAATGCCATTATCGTCGTTTTCATCTTTTTTGCCATTTTGCGAACCCCCTAATTAAACTTATACATTTAGAACGTGTAAATACAGGTGTAAAGAAATGTAGGATATCATTCAATTAATCTCATAGATCTAATGCCTCACCTCCTTTCAAAGTGCACTTACTTAAAACACATTATTCTTTTACAGCCCCGAGCACGATCCCCTTCACAAAGAACCGTTGCAGAAACGGATAAACAAGCAGGATAGGCGCCATACCAATAAAAATTTGAGC
This genomic window contains:
- a CDS encoding metallophosphoesterase, yielding MKRKKRRGWLYLIIVAAVMLVFLYAENNWIGVTTYKIASPKLPNGAEGYRIVQLSDLHSKEFGRDQRPLLRKVEKLAPDLIVVTGDLTDSSHFDAEASLGMMKGAAEIAPVYYVSGNHEFATMGYPELEERLRGIEGIHILQNEHVILPVGEGAIRLVGVDDPIFNRVEDSDVDKITAHLEEALAGIEHSEAFTLLLSHRPELFQVYADYSMDLSLSGHAHGGQFRVPFVGGVYAPEQGFWPEYSEGLHQLGSSQLIISRGLGNSTFPQRIFNRPEIVLVELSRAAG
- a CDS encoding glycoside hydrolase family 16 protein, translated to MNKKWLVALCSSLVLLASLAGTVFGATTLWEPLTSHNSQKWEMSNGWSNGSMFNCTWRANNAIITSNGKLRLSITSPSKDKFDCGEYRSKDKYGYGLYEVRMKPAKNTGVVSSFFTYTGPSDGTQWDEIDIEFLGKDTTKVQFNYFTNGVGGHEKVIELGFDASQSYHTYAFDWQPGSITWYVDGVKKHTATSNIPKTPGKIMMNLWNGTGVDDWLGAYNGATPLYAYYDWVRYTSN
- a CDS encoding extracellular solute-binding protein, with translation MAKKMKTTIMALLAMVMLSSALVGCSGNSEKKPEDVSTGEESFYSAPFENGKYTEPVTITTVFPIQSNVKFKNGENIENNVHTKWAKDTFGIDIKYLWTVTEQNNAYETKLRLMLTAGEKMPDIVVYRGNSALIADLIDSGQFTDAGELFDKYASDSYKSAMAQHPEVWNPLMRDGKRMGIPILENAYNNDPVMYIREDWLKKLNLKAPTNLAELEAVMDAFTNQDPDGNGKKDTNALSVGFKNNLNTWMSDSGWIFGMFGAMPNQWNKTKDNKLAYGSVQPEMKPALLKMQEWMEKGYISAESGLYDEVKATEAFAAGKSGIIVGPYWMTGWPLPDLKSNVPDAEFKAYPLPAGPDGKIGRHGTAISSGAVFINKDMKHKDAFFVYQNYLFDYWANPNGEIFGNGFAKGYDYDLGPNGEVYREQQSDKIPGGWVDAIRYTLTFDGAIIPDLLMNTLAKLADGAEPTNQYEKVLSERLPEQIQAAKIVVEQKDAVMQEMFTGAPTETQLSRGDMLGKLEKEVLNKIIYGKASIDEFDAFVEKWKSSGGEKINEEVNAWYQSVQVPK
- a CDS encoding response regulator, coding for MLQILLVDDEQYVVDDLKVAFPWTEFGIGKVHKAYSGLQATKILQEQPVDILITDIAMPGMNGLELVGFVKENHPQTKCILLTGFSDFEYAVEALKNGVLEYLVKPLDQTQLRMTLDSTVRKIHEELTMVASLERAKLAFKEHLPMLKDKLLSELVQGKKFQVDELAKKMINYNISIQERDSVYLILIRLEERFTNYGTDSQMLFEYAIINIAEEIFGDSFVLWQCRDPYEYLVFLLKYKEEGRDLSKEQVLKQLNNKADQLYFNVNEYLKGGISVVISFPGLFTQDVRKMYEDAVYALKQQVGNRQGYLLSVGGSPKQTIVQPLRILYEPPTLTHLLETGQWDGFKERLERIRQEYDSWNGCSEEYFEEIRSLLLSSFHYIAHKNQMLLSDLVGYDRMHKSSFRSMEQLIRWGEEVADLIKDQLEIDTQTNQQKVIQEIRSFLDRSYADASLQTAADHVSLHPSYVSRLFKQLTGSSISDYIHKVKMERALAKLKDSEAKVYEISEQLGYSNSQYFIKVFKDEFGMTPQDYRAKIGF
- a CDS encoding histidine kinase; this translates as MITKLSIFQKLFYFLLFMVAIFVIAFWYINSLNLKVIQTEVNKNKMNDMRFITAQLTTQFDQVLVNTMTLSYDSMVRSFPYILKSGDKYARYEIKAAIMDKLALNSATTSWNNTVILYYPNEKEMVSSVNSLSFSTYKLPDSKRHEWTLHIEDHESGYYSYIMRSHFSPLLIEVRISLENITKIMDQYNSGNSMVYDVGKNTFIHKKKGLPDDSYQTIGDNIIGQSGSFVLKNQGTDYVVTYIKSDKLNLYFLDYHSRSQYTKQIFRNNQYFFCAVMIVMIGVIFYSLLLRRQVQQPVRALRTAINRFDNGDLSSRVVSLESNEFSMLGNSFNRMAENTQRLIEQVLLIEIEVKEAKLRQYQAQINPHFLFNCLNYIQSKTSVKDYESVTAMTLHLGAYCRYIHKIELVDSTLLDEVAFVKHFLSIVQLRKREIAFEIHIPESLYDERVPRMILQPLVENCVKHGIEPGLQPGIVSLRAEPMKHGFQIVISDNGEGMTEERKVAIQRHMEEVIPQDGALGAGIRNVHQRLRLYYGKGSGLIIESTHSKGTSYRIQIQKGDDKYAADSIS
- a CDS encoding DUF4173 domain-containing protein; its protein translation is MRDPAPWQKRYDMMLGMAILLGTIGQYLFVNRVPGISVPIFTLLLYIYFFYVTKGRRGGFDRWRGQSKTGWLLFVPIGLLALSFAIFDNKLFRILNLGALLILLVGQTMLLTRGGSEPWYRLKFAGELLKQWLITPLAHLGAPFGILADWLRVGDEGSRTRGNLGKVGLGLLIAAPLLLVVIVLLASADGIFLSWLNRLPTWLEGGSVENNFLRFLFAACTAIYLFCYVWGLMFKRERRASALTQEAAGMPASALQPAQPAGDGQTGQAGQTSTALDPIVAATALISVNIVYVLFAAIQFTYLFGAADGLLPEGTAYAEYARRGFAELVFVALINICVLLVGLHFVQQGSQVLERLRKLLLTVLMGCTLVMLASAYSRMSLYEEAYGYTQLRLLVHGFMIFLGILMVVAIARIWYRWFYLAKIYVALGVAAYVIMNYINLDARIAFNNIERYEATGQIDLYYLSTLSADAAPALEKLEREHPELEGVAGLLEEMRRQADERKHWQSWSLSLQKLRNG
- a CDS encoding Rpn family recombination-promoting nuclease/putative transposase translates to MEHSKLNSQNIPNEGGLLNWLLFLKSEDTTNWEVLKVNEPTLGKAMTALEYLSQDAEARRMYEMRQKALHDEASMLEGARAEGESFGNLKGKLEVAENMLSKGMDLAIVAELTGLSTEQLEQLRRTH